A stretch of Argiope bruennichi chromosome 10, qqArgBrue1.1, whole genome shotgun sequence DNA encodes these proteins:
- the LOC129989132 gene encoding pre-mRNA-splicing factor SYF2-like: MAESSSAPLKDRLQKFKELQFRRKESRKLNYQEVVEEDRRAKLPPNYEKKNKWAQYIIEQEEKKQEAAAKGEDYNRVKLLDVTAEDAEKWERMKKKKNPDPGFSSYEDAAIRQYDRLTKKMKPDMEAYKREKEKMGEAFYPTKDTIIHGMQEDSQEAIDNMVENLEKVIEKHSKFSRRRRYNDDADINYINERNKNFNKKLERFYGQYTAEIKQNLERGTAV, from the coding sequence ATGGCCGAAAGTTCTTCAGCACCGTTAAAGGACAGATTACAAAAGTTTAAAGAGTTGCAGTTTCGACGAAAAGAATCACGGAAATTGAATTATCAAGAAGTTGTGGAAGAAGATCGACGTGCTAAATTGCCaccaaattatgaaaagaaaaacaaatgggCCCAGTATATAATCGAACAAGAAGAGAAAAAGCAAGAAGCAGCTGCTAAAGGTGAGGATTATAATCGAGTCAAATTATTAGATGTGACAGCTGAGGATGCAGAAAAATGGgaaagaatgaagaaaaagaaaaatccagaTCCTGGATTTTCAAGTTATGAAGATGCTGCGATACGCCAATATGATAGattaacaaagaaaatgaagCCAGATATGGAGGCTTacaaaagggaaaaagaaaaaatgggAGAAGCTTTTTATCCTACTAAAGATACTATTATTCATGGCATGCAAGAGGACAGCCAAGAAGCCATTGATAATATGGTTGAAAATCTCGAAAAAGTAATAGAAAAGCATTCTAAATTTAGTAGAAGACGTCGGTACAATGATGATGCagatattaattatatcaatgagcgtaataagaatttcaacaaaaagCTGGAACGCTTTTATGGACAGTATACGGCAGAGATCAAACAGAATCTTGAAAGAGGTACTGCTGTATAA